The genomic DNA TCCAGTTGGTATTGTATCGTGGACCAAATCCTGATTGGCTCCTTAAAagcaaaatctaaagaaatgagttgtgactcaagacttctgcacaacacCGTGAAAGTGCACTGAAATTCACCCACGGCCCTTCACTTAAATATTACATCCATTAGACCCAATACAGGATAGCAGAAGTGCTTGAATTATGTAATGCTTGATCCGTGCAGACCTGCGCACAAGTCCACAGTTGAATGATTCCATTCCATAACATTAATTACAGCAGTGTAGCAAATGCTCTCCACAGAAACACCACCGTTACTGAGTTAGCCATTAGCTTGATGGAAAATGCTTTAGTACTATTGATTGTGTAATCACGCAAACTTTTCCACCTTTCTTCTCTCAGGGTTGTCTTTTCATATTTAGATGAAAGTGATGCTGTAAGAATGGTTGACAGACAGCAAAAAGTGTCAGTAACATGTTATCTTATTCTCCAATGTGAGCTTGGTGATAATCCAATAATGGTGATTGTTAGACGCACGTGCAAACATGTTACCTGGGTAAGCAAAGACAATCCCATCCCAGCTAGATGaaagttttctttaaaataaagtacacgccacttgtgtttttgtgaacgCAATTGTCATGGCTAAATTACCAGATTGCCTGTGGGCGACTGTACATGTGCAGTATGTATGCTGTCTGTAGTCTCTGCTGTAGATTGTCCATGCGTGTTCGATGAAGGATTATAAATGGATGAGAGTGCGTTCAGGAAAGAGACGCCAGCCCTAAAGCTCTTCCTTCTCAGAATAACACTACGTGACGTGTTGAGTGTAACTAAGGGACATTTTTCAAGGTACAATGAGCTCAGTAGTAAGTGTTGTGGACACTCAGCAACTGTTTGACATTTAAGCTTTGTACCTGCGGCGCCTAACAATGTTTGCTCTAGAAGTTAAACACATAAAAAGGACCGAATGTCCCCTATGAATAGATGATCCTTGCAATATTTATAGATAGAGTAGATCCCATTTTAGAGAGTCGAATGTTTTTCGCCTGATTGAAGTATGATCATGTGATTGGTTTTAAAGTTTGATCACAGCTTTTTGCAGAGTTGACTGTTACTGCATATACAGCAGCTGTCTGAAGCACATAAACAACAACGTGCAGATTTCTCTGTATATCAGTGTGCTGCCTCTAAAGTGATATGCGTTACACGGCTGCAAGAGCGCACAGTAAACAAATCACTGCGTTATCAATTTGGTTTCAATTCCAGGAAACGCTTTTGCATACGGATGAACAATCTTTGCTTAACTTCAGCAAAAAACAGCCATTTTTAATGTGTCCATTAAATGCGGAAACATTCTTAGCGTATTATCTAACTCGATTACTGtaacagaaaaataataaaccaTCGAATAATTAACATTTTCAGGCTCTACTGGTTTTCCATGATGGATAATTTTGCTGGTTCTCCATAACCTTGATAACAAGCTACTGCTTGAGTATTTGGAGAATTATAGTAGATGTCTTTGAAGTATTTGAAAACACTGAAGACTGATTAGTTGAGCCATCAGCCTTTCTTTAGCTTTTCTGTAGAAAGGAgttaagaaaacatttaaattctTAAAATAGTTCCTTAAAATAAAGTAACAAGAGGAAGTGTTGCAGTTAATGATCCGGTGactgcagctgtgcagcaattTCTGTGTGCTTGCAGGCACTGATACTGCTGGTAGCAAGCCAGTGCTGTCCAACTTGTGACGGCAGGAAGATGGAGCTGTCAGGCAGGGGGAGAAGAGGGAAACCACAGAGGAGGTTCATAGATTTAGTGGAGGAGGACAAAGGGGTGAGAGAGGGGCATGCTATGGATAGGGTGAGATGCAGGAAGATGGTACTTTATGGTGATGTCTAAAGGAAGCAGTCGAAAGAAAAGATGAAGTATTCAGATTGGATCGCGTGTGGTATaagatctactgtacaatacagACATGGCAGTGTTAATAATTCCACATGGTCAGTGCCAGTTTCTTGGAGGAGATCATCGTGTAAGCTGAGGCGCTGTATATGTTTGTAATTTACTGTTgaggaggaaaaacagaaggaggggagtgtgtttgtgtgcatgaagCAACTAATAAAAAATCAAACACCTTATGGCTATAACTCAATTCCCACTAAAGCTTCATTTCCGCAGCCAGATCAAATTGACCGAAACATTAtctcagtgattttgatcaatTATGTAAAAATGCCAGGGGCTCAGCTATGTTCTGAACTGGATATGTATGGTATAAATAGGTAATTTTACAATTCATTACAGTGGTTCAAGCAAGGTGAGGAAGTATAATGCGGGGGAAAGTCTTTAATGCGCTGCAGGTCAACTTGTCCTCAAGATATAAAGCCAAATAATGAGGTAGCTCACACTTCTACGGATGATTGTGTGGTTTTTGGATGTGGTGACACTGCAGGCACTTCTGTCTTTGGATCCAGCTCTCATTTACTCACACCTTTCATCCTGACCCATTACATCCCATCAACTCACCGTGTATGATGCTCatgtcctcttcctcacacCGAGTGAACCCTCCTACCCCAGAGTAACCATCACAGCCTTACAGCTTAACGCTTCAAAGACACTGTTGTGACACACGCTACCTCCCCAGCACGACACGATTACGCCCGTCATCGTCCTGACTTTAATATTTACCTGCCTCAGGTCTCATCTTCTTTTTCAGCATGAACTAATTACTAATTAGGTGATATGTCACCACTATGAGCACAGCAATGATGACTAACAGAGAAAATAAGTATGGAGGGGATTTATTTAGCCATGCAGATGTAGATTTCAGGAATAAGACATAGTCTTTTCCAGACATGATGACTCAACCCGTAATGATTAGCTGCTTTTAAGGATGGCAATTTACAAGAAATATGCTTTGGATGCTTTTATGCATCATTCAGGACTTGTTTAATATATCAATCCATCCAGTAATTCAATGCAGTTTGATTTGTAATGTCATCAAATCTCAGAAGAAAGTGTAAAAAAATGGCATTTGTAACATTAATTAAGTCAGGAGTGCAAGAACTGGCTCCCTGCTGAGTCTCCAAGTAGATGTGTTGTAAAGTGAGAAAAactgcaggaggagcagagtgaGAAGAAGGCCTCAATTTTTGGACAGAAGAGTGACTGAATCTAGACGCACTGCTTCAAATTGTTCAAAtcacctttattttttaattaagatATCTCAGGTTGTTCATAATCTATTTAATAATCAGTTTTTTgaatacttttacatttttacactgaaataaataaataaataaacgggGGTGTTTGTTTTTGCCCAGCCCACTTGAAGTTGAATTGGGCACAGATGTGCATTTGAGCTTTGGAAATAATTTGCATGTAAAACATCATTGTCTAATAAAACGTGATGCTTTGGTATAGATTTAACAACTCTACCATCTCTGCATTAGGCTTTGCTTTGATAAGCTCTCGTGTTGAAGGGTGAAATATTAGGCTTTTTCTCTTATCTTCTCTCATATACTTACTGTTAATATAGTGGACGCCTGTATTAAACATGGCTAatgtttcaaataatgaggagTGTATGTGCAAGTAATCCTTGTGTGCCGAGAATTCTTGGCTTCGGGCTGTTTTTAATGTTGTCGGCTGCTATCAGTGAGAGCAGATATCCTTAACATAGTAAcatggtcatctcaggcaccAAGCAGCAGCTCCTtcaacctgctgttcaaaccttctgcTTGTAAGAGGAACTATAGATGCCTGTTTCAAAAAGCAGGTGAAATAAGGGGCTGAGTGTCTGCAATGTGgccaatataaaataaacaatgaacATTTTTGCAAAGTGAgtacttttatattttaatactATAATAAAGAAAACTAGCTAACATGTTTAaatgtaggtgtggatgtgagtctGTCGAGTAAAATGTAAACAGACTTTAGGTGAGCTGACCAAAAGGGACAGCGTCCAAAAAAACTTATGTAATGACATCTGACCCGGGTGGAGATGCTGGGCCTTCACTGCAGCTCAAACATCGTTCTGTGTTAGAAACAAAAGAATTCAAAGTGACATCTGGCATTTTCATGCTCAAACAGACctctttttttcagttatttcattgtttttaagtCATGTACTTTCATGACTTCAGGAGACTTAACACGGTGTGGCATGAAATATGAAAGTGAACACAAGGTCACTCGCTGACTGCAGGAGGAGCAAGCAAAGGCTGAATGTGCAGGAAGCACATGGTAACAGCTGACCAAAAGTAAAGCTAAaaagttttttgggttttttttgcatggGAGTATTTGTTATTGATTTATTTCTAATTCaagaagtttttattttataaaaccaattattttaaatgagcaataaaatcaaatacaaGGTGAAAATGAATATTCAGAGACTGCAGTCACCAATTAAACCCCACAGTCGTGTTGCATAATAGGcttgtttacatttattttatctgGGGCTGAGAGAATGAGTGTGCGTAGGTCTGACGAGGACTGAGTCGGTGATAATAGACAGCGTGGGAGgtagggcacacacacacatttgtttgGTAAGGTGTGGTTATgttatatagttgttttttgtttgtttgtttgttttttactgtaaccAATGCCAAGTAGCAAATAGGGCAagcaaaaaaatgcatcttAAGTTTTTCTGCgtggaaaaaaaccaaaaccaaaaacaaacatcgTTCAGTCCACTTCCTGATTGGGCAACACATCCCCCCGCTTTTCCAAAAATACTTACTTGAGCATTTAAAATTTGTTGTCATCTGTGGCTCGAAATAGCCTCACTGTTTGTACAAAAATTATGCAAGGTTCAGGAAAGGAGGAAAAGCCGTATAGAAATGTATTATAATCATAAAACATCTGttgaaataaaacacacacaccgtcTCTACCGtctctacacactgctccctgaGTGCTGGATTGGTAGCTGTCCACTGCTTCACATTTAACATGAAAGCAAGatgaaatgcttttgttttacaGTTTGGGAAAAGTGCAAGGTAAAGTGTGCCTAACCCAACAACCTAGACACAAAGAATTTTATTTCCTGTCTGATTTCCATAAATATTGGACATGAAGAAATGAGCTTTAAGAGTAAGTCCACAAAAAGGGTGATTACTGATCACGCAGTGGTGAAAGTCAGGTTATAGAACTAGCAGAGGTTGATAGTTGGCTTCCTTAATGACCtttaatttctctctctctttctctttgttgttgttgtctgttaACACCATATCAAGAAATAACCCACCCGCTCCTTGTGGAACATCTGAAGATCTATTTAAAGGACTTGCTGTCCTTTTTTAAGTTGTCTAAACGTGGTAATAAGGCACAAGTTTCAGATAATCAAAGTTTAATATTAGGCTAACGTCaccaaaatatatatttttctttttttgtgtgaaaaAGCAGTTAACAACTAGTTAACTAATAACTAGTTGTGCCACCCTTGGCTGCAAGAGCTGCAATCAAACCTTTGTGGTGACTGGTAATGAGTCTTCTACATTGGCCCAGTCTTCTTTGAAGAATTGTAATTCATTCAGCCTGTTTAAGATCATTCCAAAGCATCTTTCACTGGGGCactaatttttatttatatttattctaTTTGGTTTGTTCGTTTGTGGAGTTGTTTTGGATGACTGTCCTGCTGCAAGCCCTCTTGAACTTCAGAGCATGAACTTACGGCTGAACTTTcttcttcaggattttctggtagagatcATAGTTTCATGAATTCACGTCCAGATCCTGAAGCAGCGaaaaccatcacactaccaccaccatgtctgACTGTTTGTAAGACGTTCTTACAAACAGTAAGTGTGTTTTTGGTAAATGTGAGACgagtctttttgttctttttggttAGCAGAGCTTTTCTCCTTGGAACTCTCCcgtggatgccatttttgcccagtctgtTTCTCATTGTTAAATATTTAACTCTGGCCCTCATTGTTGCTCACTGGCATCCCAAAGCCTTATAAATGGCTTTGcaaccctttccagactgatagataTCAATGACTTTAGATTGTGACATgatatcatcatttaaaaatgtaccttttatatttatcatgtttttttggtctaatattaaaactagTTTGAAGATCTTAAACaacctataaataaatgcatttaaaaaatctCACACTGCGATGGATTACAGTGCTGTCATAACCGTACACTGATATTGCTTTTTACAGCTGTCCAGCTCATCTATAAGGTCAGATCACATATAAGTAAAGTGTACAATATTAAAAGAGTACGATTTAAAAACTTCTGACTTGCTGACTGTTGTAATGCTTCTCACGATAacaataaaagaacaaaaacaaaatgcagatcatattttggtggttttagtCCCTCATGTGAATGTTGCTGATGAAAAAGGACAGGCTAAACAGATGTCGATACAAATAAGACACAGGAATGCTGCTTTAATCATTACATTCTCAGAACTATAGGAAGGCCTTAAGACTTTTTAAATCAGACTTCCCCACCCTGCCACAAAAATCCTGCAATGGCTGTGTGACTGGGTGAAAAATGTCACCTCTGACACTAACAATATGTTTCCTGAAGAGATCACGCCTTCTGTACCTgtgaaattataaaaaaaaatctcctacATGTTCTCTCAGAACATGATAAATCCTAGTCTGCTACTTTCAGGAAGAATGAATGGATAAGttatctaaataaataaaaaaataaataaaggtgtcactaaaaaaaaaaaccctagcACATTACAAATAGTACATAAACAGTAAACAATATGCATTGAATTTGGCACAAAGCATTTATTATATGGATTTAAAAGACATACGcacaaatggcaaaaaaaaaaaaaaaagcatttaaacagatcaattatttaaaaaatccaaATTTCAGAGCATAACTGTGTACAGTCATATTTCAAAGGACATTTGTGAGCATGTTGGCCATTTCTGGAAGCGCAGTTATTAGGAGGTAGGTGTACGACCAGCATGAGTATCgataaaaggaaagaaaaaaatctccaGGCTCGGCCTTTGACTTAATGACAATACAAAGGGCACAAATATCAAAtattttcatgcatttaactGCACAAATACTGTGTACCATGCATACAAACACTTACTGAAATGACTGAAAAGCAGACTTGTCCGGCACTGCTTGATAAAGTATCTATTTGACATGTTGCGCAAAATACAGCAAGTACATGGTGGTTTGTTAGGAGCACGATGCTGCTTTCATTTGATGTTTCCTGTCAGACTTAGAAAGTCGAAGCATCCGCAACCAAAACTGCAACACTTGTAATTTGTACTATTACTATTATGTTTCTGCGACTTGCTAAAAAAGTCACATGCAGAGCaatgtttttttaagtgctAAAAGGCAAAACAAATCTCACATTTCCTTACTTTTGTTACCTTACTAACTCAGGGTTGATGTCACTCCCAGCTCGGACATCTGAGGCAAATGGAAGGCAGCATAAGGTAAACATTCAGATGAAGAATAGTGTTACAAGTGTACAGAGGTCAAATATATAAAGGCATAACCAGAATTCATTTTCTTTGTCTGCTGGGCCTTTTCATGTGTTCACAACCGTGTCCCTGTACCAAGATGGCTTTGAGTTTGATGCTCTTTGCAGAATCATGGGTCCCATTTTTAGTGTGGTTTTATGACTTGTCTGTGTTGTAGAAAAACCCGTAGTAGAAGAAAGCACTGATAGCCAGCAGAGCGACTGACAGCAACATGTTCCTCCGGTTTTCACCTCGTAACATCTCCAGCTCCTTGTCtggaaaagcaaaagaaaaactgtatAAAATATGCAGCAGCCATcactttctatttatttttagtccTCTGGCACGAGCAAAACCAGCAAATGATCTGCTGTCGCAGCCTGGGGCCAGTTTACAACATACTGaaactatttttgtttttttatatggGAAAGCTGGCTCAGTCAAAAGAAGACAGAAGACAAATATTTTGTATACTACACTCAAAAAGCACGACATTCTTCAgtttccttaaatgtgtcatcaataaaattttactttcacctgctttctttttaaaatgcacCTTTCAGGATGACTAAATATGACATGTTGATTAGTTTGCTAATCAGTTTGTCAATTAACCCTTAGTGAAAACGGGACTATGTGGTCCTCGAGCGCTcaataaatattacaaatacACAGGAAAAGTAAGAACACACAGTGAATACACATGAACAAGAATTTTAATATTAAGGCTCACCTAGCTTCTGCACCCTCTCATTCATGATGGTCATTTCATCCTCCAGATcttgtctgatttttttttttaaaagaaagaaaaaaaaggcaatatTAAGGAGAAACATCACTGTTGGGTGAAGTTTttacattctttctttctttttttttaatctctaagTGGCACAAGATGCCTTTTCATGAGTTCTTGCTCACTAAAGAGCCACGCAGACCTGCAACTACCACAAAACAGCCACAAACAGGAAAGCCAAAGACATGCAAGAGCAAATCCAACACAAATCCTTCACACCTCATGCAACAGAACAACACATTCATTTGTTCCCTTATGTTCATCGTTTATTTCAATCCCTTTTTAAAATCTATATTCTCAACTCATACACTTTATTTAGACTTCAGATTAGTGTTCAACTcattaaaatattgttttttgtattaataGCTACTTTTGGTTATttccttattcacaaggggttTCAAAAGCAGGAAGCTTGGCTGATTTTGACAGACACGCTTCCTGAATTCCTCAAATGTGATGGATGGGCAATTCATTTTCCCAAAGAGCCgcatgagaaactgggactgttgtggagggctGCACCAACTGAGTTCAGCTTATTGGTGTAGCCCTCCACGAGGGGCACCAAAAGTTGATATCACTGAAAACAggtataataaataataacgtGCTTTaagcaggaataaataacaagTATATATTTTAACAAGGACAGTCTTGCAGGGAGTTtcctccacaacagtcccagtcCCAAGGCCAAAGTTGCCTTGAAATGCCAGTGGGAGGTATACACACTAACGTGGAGTCTTCATCATCTCCTTCAGCCTCACCTCTGCTTTTCAGAGAGCTTCTCCTT from Maylandia zebra isolate NMK-2024a linkage group LG15, Mzebra_GT3a, whole genome shotgun sequence includes the following:
- the ccdc167 gene encoding coiled-coil domain-containing protein 167, with protein sequence MARLKEKRREKISVASEIDRLEEQRVRCQDNLERAEFKSRKEKLSEKQRQDLEDEMTIMNERVQKLDKELEMLRGENRRNMLLSVALLAISAFFYYGFFYNTDKS